The Streptomyces laurentii region GCAACCTTTAGCATACGGGGACGGCCGGACAGGGTCAATGCGCGAAGCGCACACCAGGGGCGGGTCGCCTCATATCCGGCGCAACTCACGTCACCCCAGGCCCTCCTGGCCCTGGAAAGCCGTGTCGCGCCACGCGCCATGGCTCTGAGCGCAAACTACATCGACGGGCGAGATGAACCAAGAGTACGGACGAGAAGACGGCCCCGAGGTCCCCGAGGACGAGGCGGAGGCGACCCGGCGCGACGCGGGGGACGCGGAGAGCAGCCGGGCCAGCCGGGGCTGGTGGGACCGCAACGCCGACGAGTACCAGACCGAGCACGGGGCGTTCCTCGGGGACGACCGGTTCGTGTGGGGTCCCGAGGGGCTCGACGAGGAGGACGCGGAGCTGCTCGGCCCGGCCGGGTCGCTGCGGGGGCTCGACGTGCTGGAGATCGGCGCGGGCGCGGCGCAGTGCGCGCGCTGGCTGGCCGCGCGGGGCGCCCGGCCGGTGGCGCTCGACCTCTCCCACCGCCAGCTCCAGCACGCGCTGCGGATCGGCGGGGGCCTGCCGCTGGTGGAGGCGGACGCCGGGGCGCTGCCGTTCCGGGACGGCTCCTTCGACCTCGCCTGCTCCGCGTACGGCGCGGTGCCGTTCGTCGCCGACCCGGTGCGGGTCTTCCGCGAGGTGCGCCGGGTGCTGCGGCCGGGCGGCCGGTGGGTGTTCTCGGTGACCCACCCGATCCGCTGGGCGTTCCCGGACGAGCCGGGGCCGGAGGGCCTGTCGGTGGCGGCCTCGTACTTCGACCGGACGCCGTACGTCGAGCAGGACGAGAAGGGGCGCGCGGTCTACGTCGAGCACCACCGGACGCTCGGGGACCGGGTGCGGGACGTGGTGGCCGGCGGTTTCCGGCTGGTCGACCTGGTGGAGCCGGAGTGGCCGGACTGGAACAGCCAGGAGTGGGGCGGCTGGTCCCCGCTGCGGGGGAATCTGATCCCGGGCACGGCGATCTTCGTCTGCGAGCGCCTCGACGACTGAGGCACGATCCGCCCGGCCCGCCGACGCGCCGTATAAGTCGTATGAATCGGTGGTGCCTGTGGACAACGGACGCCGGGCGGCGGGCGGGCGTACGAGACTGAACGCGTGATCCGATACGACGCGCTCGACCGTCTTCCCGTCCGCCACGCCGTTCCCGAGCTGCTCGCCGCGCTCGAGGAGCGGGGTACGGCCGTGCTGCACGCCCCGCCCGGGACGGGCAAGACCACGCTGGTCCCGCTGGCCCTCGCGGGTCTTATAGGGGACGGGCCCCGGCGGCGCGTGCTGGTGGCGGAGCCGCGCCGGATGGCGGTGCGGGCCGCGGCCCGGCGGATGGCGTGGCTGCTGGGCGAGGAGGTCGGCGGGTCCGTCGGTTTCTCCGTACGCGGGGAGCGGCGGACCGGTCCCGCGACGCGGGTCGAGGTGGTGACGACGGGCGTGCTGCTCCAGCGGCTCCAGCGCGATCCGGAGCTGGCCGGGGTGGATGTGGTCCTCCTCGACGAATGTCACGAGCGGCATCTGGACGCGGACACGGCGCTGGCGTTCCTGGTGGACGTACGGGCGACGCTGCGGCCCGAGCTGACGCTGATCGCCGCGTCGGCGACCAGCGACGCGGAGGCCTGGTCCCGGCTGCTGACGGCCCTGGACGGGACCGGGTCCGCGCCGGTGGTGCGGGCGAAGGGCGAGGGGCACGGCTACCGGGTCCACTTCGCCGCGCCGCCCGCCGGGATCCGGCCGGCGCACGGCACCTGGGTGGACGCGGCGCTGCTGCGGCATGTGGCGGCGACGGTCCGGCGGGCGATGGAGCGGCACGACGGCGACGTGCTGTGCTTCCTGCCCGGCACCGGGGAGATCGCGCGGACGGCGGGGCTGCTCGCGGATCTGGACGCCGAGGTGCTGCAGCTGCACGGGCGGGCGCCGGCGGCCGTCCAGGACGCGGTGCTGCGCGGGTCGGGTCCGGACGGGCGGCGCCGGGTGATCCTCGCGACGTCGGTGGCCGAGTCGAGCCTGACGGTGCCGGGGGTCCGGATCGTCGTGGACTCGGGGCTCGCGCGGGAGCCGCGGATGGACCACGCGCGCGGTCTCGGTTCGCTGGCGACGGTGCCGGTGTCGGTCGCGGCGGCGACGCAGCGGGCCGGCCGCTCCGGGCGCGAGGCGTTCGGGGCGGTGTACCGCTGCTGGGCGGAGGCGGAGGACGGCAGCCGCGCGCGGTACCCCTCCCCCGAGATCAGGATCGCCGATCTGGCGGGCTTCGCGCTGCGGGCGGCCTGCTGGGGCGATCCGTCGGCGGCGGGGCTCGCGCTGCTGGACGCGCCGCCGGCCGGAGCCATGGCGGCCGCGCGCACGGTACTGGAGGCGGTCGGTGCCGTGGACGGGGACGGCCGGGCCACCGAGCGCGGTGTACGGATGGCCCGGCTGGGGCTGCATCCGCGGCTGGCGCGGGCGCTGCTCGACGGCGCGGCCGGCGTGGGTGCCCGTCGCGCTGCGGAGGTCGTGGCGCTGCTGAGCGAGGAGCCGCCCCGGGAGTACGGGGACGATCTGGCGGCGGCCTGGCGGCAGGCGCGCCGGGGCGGCGACGGGTACGCGGCGCGCTGGAAGGCGGAGGTGCGGCGGCTGGAGCGCGCGGCCGGCGCCGAGGCCGACGGCGCGGAGAACGGTGCGGGTGGGCCGGGGTCCCTGGGCGAGGACGCGGCGGCGGGTCTGGTGACGGCGCTCGCGTTCCCGGAGCGGGTCGCGCGGGCGCGGGAGCGGGACGGCTATCTGATGGTGTCGGGCACCGGGGCCCGGCTCGCGGAGGGGTCGCGGCTCGGCACGCCCGGGTGGCTGGCGGTCGCGGTGGCGGACCGGACGGCGCAGAGCGCGACGGCCCGGGTGCGGCTCGCGGCGGTGGTGGACGAGGCGGTGGCGCGGCGCGCGGCGGGGCATCTGCTGCGGGCGGGCGAGGAGGTCCACTGGGAGGACGGCGACGTGGTGGCCCGGGCGGTGGAGCGGCTGGGGGCGGTGGAGCTGGCGGTCCGCCCGTTGCGGGCGGAGGCGGACCCGGGGCTGGTGCGGGAGGCCCTGCTGGACGGGCTGCGCCGGGAGGGCACGGCGCTGCTGCGCTGGAGCCGGGACGCCGGGGAGCTGCGGCACCGGCTGGCCTTTCTGCACCGGGAGCTGGACGAGCCGTGGCCGGACGTGACGGAGGAGGCGCTGCTCGCCCGGGCCGGGGAGTGGCTGGAGCCGGAGCTGTCCCGGGCACGGCGGCGGGCGGATCTGGGCCGGATCGACGCCGGCGAGGGGCTGCGCCGGCTGCTGCCGTGGGCGACGGGCGAGGCGGGGCGCCTCGACGAGCTGGCGCCGGAGCGGATCGAGGTGCCGAGCGGGTCGCGGATACGGGTGGACTACGGCGGGGAGCGGCCGGTGCTCGCGGTGAAGCTCCAGGAGATGTTCGGGCTCGCCGAGACCCCGCGCGTGGCGGGGGTGCCGGTCCTGGTGCATCTGCTCTCCCCCGCCGGGCGGCCGGCGGCGGTGACCTCGGACCTGGCCTCGTTCTGGCGGGAGGGCTATCGCGCGGTGCGGGCCGAGCTGCGCGGCCGCTATCCGAAGCACCCGTGGCCGGAGGACCCCTCGGCGGCCGTACCGACCCGGCACACCAGCGCGCGGCTGAGCCGGGAGCGGTAAGCGGGGTGCGGTAAGCGGGGCGGCCTCTCCGCCGCCCCGGACCAGATGGCCTTCCGACCGTACAAGGAGCACTCGATGCAGTTACGTGATGTCACCCCGGACGATGTCGACGCGTACATCCGGATGCGCTGCGACCCGGTCATGATGGCCGACCTCGGCGGACCGCTGCCGCGTGAACGCCAGCCCGGCATCGTGCGCCGGGACGTCAGGGAGGCGGCGGCCGGCACCTCGTGGATCAAGATGATCGTGCCCGACGCGGATGCCCCCGGTGTGGTGGCCGGAACGGTGAATCTCTGGTCGCACGACACCGACGAGGGGCCCCTGTCGGAGATCGGCTGGATGATCCTGCCGCCGTTCCAGGGCCGCGGTCTGGCCAAGCGGGCGGCCCGGGCGCTGCTCGAACGGGCCCGGGACGAGGACCGCTGGGGCGTCGTGCACGCGTTCCCCGCGGTGGGCAACGGCGCTTCGAACGGCATCTGCCGGTCCCTCGGCTTCCGTCTGGTCGCGCAGCAGGACGTCACGTTCGCCGGCCGCGTCCTGCGGAGCAATCACTGGGCGATCGATCCGCGGACCGACCTCAGGCCGGAGTGATCCGGCGGCGGCCGGCGCGGGAGCGGGCTTCGAGGACGAGGGAGAGGGCGAGCAGGAGGAGGGCGAGGCCGGTGAAGCTCCAGGGCAGATAGGAGACGAGCAGCAGGACCTTCAGGCGGTTGGCGCTCACCAGGTCGACGACCTCGGCGATGCTGTCCTCGCGCATCTTCACGTCGCCGGCGAAGACGGTGACCGTGTCCTGGCCGAACAGGGCGCGGGCGTTGCGGAGTTCCTCCCGGTGGATCTCCTCGCCGTTGACCGGGGCGCCGGTGACGGGGTCGACCCAGAACATGCGCTTCGTGGTGTACCAGCGGGTCAGGCCGGTCTGGGCGAGGACCTCGGGGGTGATGCCCTTGACGGGCATGGCCTTGGGCATCGGGACCTTGGTCCAGGGAATGGTCTGCTCGAAGTAGTAGACCTCCATGCCGCGGAAGGTGCGGGTGCCCCCGTAGTGGATGGGGGCGGCGGTACGGGTCTGGGCGTCGAAGTACTGGTAGTCCCGTTTCTCGGTGAGGAACGGCCACTTGAACTCGATGCCCTCGCGCCGGACCGGATCGCCGTCGACCATCTCGCCGGCGGCGTGGACGGGGTCCTGGGTGTGGGCGTCGAAGACGTAGCGCTCGGGGATCTTGGAGACCATCTTGCCGTCGGGCCCGGCGACATAGGAGAGGGAGTCCCAGACGACGACGTCGCGGCCGGCGGTGCGCTCGACCCTCTTCGACTCCTCGACGTCGCCCTTGAGCGTCTGGATGATCGTGATCTTGTCGACCTTCCGCGCCTTGAGGGTCGTGTAGTCGAGCAGGGTGGCGGGCTTCGCCTCCAGGACCGTCACCTGGTACTGGTTCGGCGGGATCTTGGCGAGCCGCGGGAAGGCGTACCAGCGCAGCGTGGGGACCATGGCGGCGAAGAACACCGCGAAGGAGAGCAGGACCAGGGCGGCTCGGCGGCGCACGGGCGGTCCCCCTACTTCCGGCCGGGATCGGCGGTCAGCAGGGGCCGGGGCGAGGTGGACCCGTCGGGCGGCAGATCGACGAAGGAGACGAGCAGCAGGAACAGCAGGACGGGCGCGAGTCCGATGGCGGTGGCGGCGAGCGCGCGCATGGTCGGCCTCCCGGTACACGATCTGATACGTCGTCAGGTCGGGGCACCGTAGCAACGCGGCCGTGAGATGAGAACCCGTCGTACACGGGCACCCGGACACATACGGACGCCGCCCCCGGGTCCGGTGCGGACCCAGGGGCGGCGGGAGGTACTTCGGCCGGGCGTCAGGAGCCGGTCGTGGGCGTCGGCGTGCTCGTGGCGGACGGCTGCGCCGCGGACGGCGAGGCGGACGCCGTCTTCGACGGGGTGGCGGACGGCGTGGCCGTCGGCTTCGCGGACGCGGTCGCCGACGGCTTGGCCGAGGCGGTCGCCGACGGGGACGGCGCCGGGCTCGGCGTCGTGGGCGACGGCGTCGGAGTCGGCTCGGGGGCCATCGGGGCGGTGACCTTCAGCTCGACGGTCACCGTGCCGCCGCCGGGCGCGGTCAGCCGCAGCGTGAAGCCGCCGGTCTTGTCGCCGGCGAAGATCTCCGGCAGCGCCACGACACCGTCGGCGCCCGTCTTCAGGCCCGTGAGGGTACGGACGGCGGTGCCGTCGGCGGCCTTGAAGAAGGGGCCCTCGGTGGCGGGCTTCGCGTCGTCGGCCGAAGTGACGAAGGTGGCGGTGACGGTGACCTTGGCAGCGGCCTTGCCGCCCTCGGTGGCCTTGACCCGTACCTCGTCCGCGAACCGGCCGCCGGTCGCGGCGGAGAGCTCCTTGGCGTCGACGCGGGCGAGGGCGTCGGCCCGGCGCTCGGTGACGGTGCCCTGGAACGAGACGGCCTTCAGGCCGCTCGCGCCGACCACGGAGGCGCTGACGGCGAAGTCCCCGGTCTTCTCACCGGCCTTGAGCTCCGGCGTGGCGGCCGTGCCTTCCTTGCCGGTGGCGACGGTGAGCTCGCGCAGGCCGCCCAGGGCGAAGCGGGTGTCCGTGCCGTCGCCGATCACGAAGCGGATCCGGACGCCCTCGACGGGCTTGCCCGCCTTGTCGAGCACCCGGACCGCGGGACGGCCGGCGAAGGTCCGACCGGCGGTGGCGGTGAGGGCGCCGGGGGCGGTGCTCTCGAACCGTACGACCGCGGTCGCCGGGTCGCCGGCCGGCGGGGCGGGCGGGGTCGGCGGCTTCGGGGTGGGCGTGCCGGGCTTGTGCGGCGCCGGCGGGTTCTTGACCGGCGGCTTCGGTGCCACGGGCGGCTTGAGGCCCGGAGCCGTACCGGCGGGCGTACGGCCCCGGCCGTCGCTGCGGCCGACGGGAAGCACACCGGTGCCGTCGGGCACCTGGTGGGTGCCGCGCTTGTAGTACTCGACCCAGGAGAGCACCGTGTTCAGGTACTCGCGGGAGTGGTTGTAGCTGAGGACGGCCTTGTCCAGGTCGGCCTTGACCGCGAGGTTGCGGTCGTTGGCGCACAGGTAGAGGCCGGCGGCCTGGGCCGCGTCGTAGATGTTGTTCGGGTCCTTCTTGCCGTCGGCGTTGGCGTCCTGGCCCCAGGTCGCCCAGGTGGACGGGATGAACTGCATCGGACCGACCGCCCGGTCGTACCGGGAGTCGGTGTCGTAGGCACCGCCGTCGGTGTCGGGGATGTTGGCGAACGCGCCACCGGCCAGCACGGGGCCGAGGATCGGCGAGAACGTGGTGCCGTTGGCGTCGACCCGGCCGCCGCGCGCCTGTCCCGACTCGACCTTGCCTATGCCGGCGAGCAGCTGCCAGGGCAGGTTGCAGTTCGGATCGGTGGAGCGAATCGATTCCTCGGCGCGCTTGTAGGCGGCGAGGACCGTCGCCGGTATGCCCGCCTCGGCGGGGCCGGTGACGACCGGCGTGGTCGGCACGACGACGCCCGGCTTGTTCGGCGTGTCCAGCGGCGGAAGATCCGTGTGGTACGGCGAGTTGCCGGAGGCCGAACCGTCCGGCGGCGTCGCGGTGTCGCCCGCGCCGAGCGGCACGTCGCCGCCCGCGGTGTCCGTGGACGGAGGGATGACGTTCTCCGGAGCCTGCGAGGCGGCCAGCGCGGCGACGGCCGCGGCCACGATCGCGCCACTGGCGGCTCCCCTGCGCAGCCGACGGCCCAAGTGCCCTGCCATGCGTGTGGTCCCTCCCCGAATACCCCATCCGCGCCACGGGCGCGGCTCCGACCCGCCGACCTTATGTCAACTCCGGGCGGCGGAACACCGGGTCATGACCGTGTTTCACGGTTTCGTCACCACTCGGCCGTCCACGTGTTCGACCTCGGGGCGTCCTGAATACTGAAGGTCACACCGGACGAGGGGGATTCGCGTGCCGTTCACGCTCAGCCACGCCGCCGCGGTACTGCCGGGCATCCGCCGCGGCGGGACGGCGCGCGGGCCGCTGGTGGCCTCGGCGCTGGTCGCCGGATCTTTCGCACCCGACATGACGTACTTCGCCGACAGCGTCGTCCCCGGCGCCGCGGAGTTCGGGACCGTCACGCACTCGCTGCCCGGGATCGTGACCGTCGACGTGCTCGTCACGGCCGCGCTGGTGGCGCTGTGGCTGATGGTGCGTGAGCCGCTGGTGGCCCTGCTGCCGACGCGGTGGCGCGGCCGGGTGTACGGGGCGGTGCGCGGCCGGCCGTGGCGGGAGCGGCACCCGGCGGCCCTGGTGTGCATGCTCGCCGTGTCGGCGGCGATCGGCTCGGCCACCCATGTCGGCTGGGACGCGTTCACCCACCACGACCGGTGGGGCACCCGGGTGGTCCCGGTGCTCGGCGAGACCGTGGCGGCGGGCCTGCCCGGCTACTTCTACCTCCAGTACGGGAGTTCGGTGCTGGCCGCCGCGCTGCTGGTGTGGTGGGCGGTCCGGGAACTGCGCACGGCGTCGGCGAACACCCCGCGGCCGGCCGCGGCGGACGCCCTCGTCGGCCGGGGCCGGCTGCTCTCGGGCGCGCTGATCGCCGTGTGCGTGCTGGGCTTCGCGGCCCATCGGGTGCTGCGCTGGTACGCGTACTGGGGCCGGATCGCAACGCCGCTCGACATCGTCCCGACTCTCTGTTTCGGGGTGGGCGCGGGACTGGTCGTCGGCCTGGTGCTGTACGGCGCCGGGATGCGGCTGTGGCCGCTCGCCGCACCGCGTACGGCCGCGGCCTCCGAGGCCCCGCGGGTGCCGGAGCCGGCCCGCCCGGGACGCTGACCGCGCGCACCGGCGTACGGAAGAGGGGCGGGGCCCGGCCGGCTGGCCGGGCCCCGCCCTTCTCGTCTCACCCGCTCAGTGCGCGGCCGAGTCCCAGTCCCGGCCGACACCCACCGACACGTCCAGCGGGGCCCGCAGCTCCACGGCCGCGCCCATCCGGGTGCGGACCAGTTCCTCGACCCGCTCGCGCTCGCCGGGGGCGATCTCCAGCACGATTTCGTCGTGGACCTGGAGGAGCATGCGGGACGCGAGGCCCGCTTCCGTCAGGGCCTGGTCGACGTCGAGCATGGCGACCTTGACGATGTCGGCCGCGGTGCCCTGGATCGGGGCGTTGAGCGCCATGCGCTCGGCGGCCTCGCGGCGCTGGCGGTTGTCGCTGTTGAGGTCCGGGAGGTAGCGGCGGCGGCCGAGCATGGTCTCGGTGTAGCCGGTGGCGCGGGCCTCGTCGACGACCCGGCGCAGGTAGTCCCGCACCCCGCCGAACCGCTCGAAGTAGGTGTCCATCAGACCGCGCGCCTCGGCGGGTTCGATGCCCAGCTGCTGCGACAGACCGAAGGCCGACAGACCGTACGCCAGGCCGTACGACATGGCCTTGATCTTGCGGCGCATCTCCGGGTCGACGGCGGACCGCTCGACGCCGAAGACCTGCGAGGCGACCGTGGTGTGCAGGTCCTCGCCGGAGGTGAACGCCTCGATCAGGCCCTCGTCCTCGGACAGATGGGCCATCACGCGCAGTTCGATCTGGCTGTAGTCGGCGGTCATGAGGCTCTCGAAGCCCTCGCCGACGACGAAGCCGTGCCGGATCGCGCGGCCCTCGTCCGTCCGCACCGGCACGTTCTGCAGGTTGGGGTCGGTGGAGGACAGCCGGCCGGTCGCGGCGGTGGTCTGGCTGAACGTGGTGCGGATCCGGCCGTCGGCGGCGACCGTCTTGATCAGGCCCTCGACGGTGGACCGCAGCCGGGCCTGCTCACGGTGCCGGAGCATGATCACCGGGAGCTCGTGCTCGGTCTGGCCCGCGAGCCAGGCCAGCGCGTCGGCGTCCGTGGTGTAGCCGGTCTTGGTCTTCTTCGTCTTGGGCAGGTTCAGCTCGCCGAAGAAGACCTCCTGGAGCTGCTTGGGCGAGCCCAGGTTGAACTCGTGGCCGACGGAGGCGTGCGCCTCCTTCACGGCCTGCTGGACGGCGCCCGCGAACTGCTGCTCCAGGGCCTCCAGGTGGTCCCGGTCGGCGGCGATGCCGTGCCGCTCCAGACGGGCGAGGAGCGCGGAGGTCGGCAGCTCGACGTCGTGCAGCAGCTCCTTGGCGCCGACCTCGGCGAGCTTGTCGTCGAACGCGTCGGCCAGGTCGAGGACGGCGCGAGCCTGGGTCATCAGGGCCTCGGCCTCGGCGGTGTCCTCGGCGC contains the following coding sequences:
- a CDS encoding SAM-dependent methyltransferase (S-adenosylmethionine-dependent methyltransferases (SAM or AdoMet-MTase), class I; AdoMet-MTases are enzymes that use S-adenosyl-L-methionine (SAM or AdoMet) as a substrate for methyltransfer, creating the product S-adenosyl-L-homocysteine (AdoHcy); cl16911;~SAM-dependent methyltransferase [Streptomyces albus J1074];~identified by MetaGeneAnnotator; putative) — translated: MNQEYGREDGPEVPEDEAEATRRDAGDAESSRASRGWWDRNADEYQTEHGAFLGDDRFVWGPEGLDEEDAELLGPAGSLRGLDVLEIGAGAAQCARWLAARGARPVALDLSHRQLQHALRIGGGLPLVEADAGALPFRDGSFDLACSAYGAVPFVADPVRVFREVRRVLRPGGRWVFSVTHPIRWAFPDEPGPEGLSVAASYFDRTPYVEQDEKGRAVYVEHHRTLGDRVRDVVAGGFRLVDLVEPEWPDWNSQEWGGWSPLRGNLIPGTAIFVCERLDD
- a CDS encoding ATP-dependent RNA helicase (ATP binding site [chemical binding];~ATP-dependent RNA helicase [Streptomyces cattleya NRRL 8057 = DSM46488];~ATP-dependent helicase C-terminal; pfam08482;~ATP-dependent helicase HrpB; TIGR01970;~DEAD-like helicases superfamily. A diverse family of proteins involved in ATP-dependent RNA or DNA unwinding. This domain contains the ATP-binding region; cd00046;~Helicase conserved C-terminal domain; pfam00271;~identified by MetaGeneAnnotator; putative;~putative Mg++ binding site [ion binding]), giving the protein MIRYDALDRLPVRHAVPELLAALEERGTAVLHAPPGTGKTTLVPLALAGLIGDGPRRRVLVAEPRRMAVRAAARRMAWLLGEEVGGSVGFSVRGERRTGPATRVEVVTTGVLLQRLQRDPELAGVDVVLLDECHERHLDADTALAFLVDVRATLRPELTLIAASATSDAEAWSRLLTALDGTGSAPVVRAKGEGHGYRVHFAAPPAGIRPAHGTWVDAALLRHVAATVRRAMERHDGDVLCFLPGTGEIARTAGLLADLDAEVLQLHGRAPAAVQDAVLRGSGPDGRRRVILATSVAESSLTVPGVRIVVDSGLAREPRMDHARGLGSLATVPVSVAAATQRAGRSGREAFGAVYRCWAEAEDGSRARYPSPEIRIADLAGFALRAACWGDPSAAGLALLDAPPAGAMAAARTVLEAVGAVDGDGRATERGVRMARLGLHPRLARALLDGAAGVGARRAAEVVALLSEEPPREYGDDLAAAWRQARRGGDGYAARWKAEVRRLERAAGAEADGAENGAGGPGSLGEDAAAGLVTALAFPERVARARERDGYLMVSGTGARLAEGSRLGTPGWLAVAVADRTAQSATARVRLAAVVDEAVARRAAGHLLRAGEEVHWEDGDVVARAVERLGAVELAVRPLRAEADPGLVREALLDGLRREGTALLRWSRDAGELRHRLAFLHRELDEPWPDVTEEALLARAGEWLEPELSRARRRADLGRIDAGEGLRRLLPWATGEAGRLDELAPERIEVPSGSRIRVDYGGERPVLAVKLQEMFGLAETPRVAGVPVLVHLLSPAGRPAAVTSDLASFWREGYRAVRAELRGRYPKHPWPEDPSAAVPTRHTSARLSRER
- a CDS encoding acetyltransferase (Acetyltransferase (GNAT) domain; pfam13302;~Coenzyme A binding pocket [chemical binding];~N-Acyltransferase superfamily: Various enzymes that characteristically catalyzethe transfer of an acyl group to a substrate; cd04301;~acetyltransferase [Streptomyces griseus subsp. griseus NBRC13350];~identified by MetaGeneAnnotator; putative), translating into MQLRDVTPDDVDAYIRMRCDPVMMADLGGPLPRERQPGIVRRDVREAAAGTSWIKMIVPDADAPGVVAGTVNLWSHDTDEGPLSEIGWMILPPFQGRGLAKRAARALLERARDEDRWGVVHAFPAVGNGASNGICRSLGFRLVAQQDVTFAGRVLRSNHWAIDPRTDLRPE
- a CDS encoding hypothetical protein (Protein of unknown function (DUF3068); pfam11271;~identified by MetaGeneAnnotator; putative;~probably membrane protein [Streptomyces venezuelae ATCC10712]) → MRRRAALVLLSFAVFFAAMVPTLRWYAFPRLAKIPPNQYQVTVLEAKPATLLDYTTLKARKVDKITIIQTLKGDVEESKRVERTAGRDVVVWDSLSYVAGPDGKMVSKIPERYVFDAHTQDPVHAAGEMVDGDPVRREGIEFKWPFLTEKRDYQYFDAQTRTAAPIHYGGTRTFRGMEVYYFEQTIPWTKVPMPKAMPVKGITPEVLAQTGLTRWYTTKRMFWVDPVTGAPVNGEEIHREELRNARALFGQDTVTVFAGDVKMREDSIAEVVDLVSANRLKVLLLVSYLPWSFTGLALLLLALSLVLEARSRAGRRRITPA
- a CDS encoding hypothetical protein (identified by MetaGeneAnnotator; putative;~sequence version:1) yields the protein MRALAATAIGLAPVLLFLLLVSFVDLPPDGSTSPRPLLTADPGRK
- a CDS encoding hypothetical protein (Lytic Transglycosylase (LT) and Goose Egg White Lysozyme (GEWL) domain. Members include the soluble and insoluble membrane-bound LTs in bacteria, the LTs in bacteriophage lambda, as well as, the eukaryotic 'goose-type' lysozymes (GEWL). LTs...; cd00254;~Membrane-bound lytic murein transglycosylase B [Cell envelope biogenesis, outer membrane]; COG2951;~N-acetyl-D-glucosamine binding site [chemical binding];~identified by MetaGeneAnnotator; putative;~secreted protein [Streptomyces venezuelae ATCC10712]); the encoded protein is MAGHLGRRLRRGAASGAIVAAAVAALAASQAPENVIPPSTDTAGGDVPLGAGDTATPPDGSASGNSPYHTDLPPLDTPNKPGVVVPTTPVVTGPAEAGIPATVLAAYKRAEESIRSTDPNCNLPWQLLAGIGKVESGQARGGRVDANGTTFSPILGPVLAGGAFANIPDTDGGAYDTDSRYDRAVGPMQFIPSTWATWGQDANADGKKDPNNIYDAAQAAGLYLCANDRNLAVKADLDKAVLSYNHSREYLNTVLSWVEYYKRGTHQVPDGTGVLPVGRSDGRGRTPAGTAPGLKPPVAPKPPVKNPPAPHKPGTPTPKPPTPPAPPAGDPATAVVRFESTAPGALTATAGRTFAGRPAVRVLDKAGKPVEGVRIRFVIGDGTDTRFALGGLRELTVATGKEGTAATPELKAGEKTGDFAVSASVVGASGLKAVSFQGTVTERRADALARVDAKELSAATGGRFADEVRVKATEGGKAAAKVTVTATFVTSADDAKPATEGPFFKAADGTAVRTLTGLKTGADGVVALPEIFAGDKTGGFTLRLTAPGGGTVTVELKVTAPMAPEPTPTPSPTTPSPAPSPSATASAKPSATASAKPTATPSATPSKTASASPSAAQPSATSTPTPTTGS
- a CDS encoding hypothetical protein (identified by MetaGeneAnnotator; putative;~sequence version:1), whose protein sequence is MPFTLSHAAAVLPGIRRGGTARGPLVASALVAGSFAPDMTYFADSVVPGAAEFGTVTHSLPGIVTVDVLVTAALVALWLMVREPLVALLPTRWRGRVYGAVRGRPWRERHPAALVCMLAVSAAIGSATHVGWDAFTHHDRWGTRVVPVLGETVAAGLPGYFYLQYGSSVLAAALLVWWAVRELRTASANTPRPAAADALVGRGRLLSGALIAVCVLGFAAHRVLRWYAYWGRIATPLDIVPTLCFGVGAGLVVGLVLYGAGMRLWPLAAPRTAAASEAPRVPEPARPGR